In Thiospirochaeta perfilievii, a single window of DNA contains:
- the mltG gene encoding endolytic transglycosylase MltG: MKNFFIFFSIIVLIATGFGIFYIVQSLEPQSQDTKKVSFFVEKGETLSSISSHLYEKSLIKDELVFKYYGIYKKYDAKLKEGEYEISPSHSVEEIYAILLEGRQQLISVTIPEGYTSSKIAKILEDKGVVSSDEFLEAIKNKNLLEVFNIPFDTAEGFLFPDTYSFQEDYPALLVVQSFLKNFFKNMDEIYPSYTKLTPKQLADKVILASIVEREYKSRSEVKKIASVFYNRLDKGMMLQSCATVMYVLTEEMGQDHRDRLFFDDLEVPSDYNTYQHVGLPPGAISNPGYYALEAAFHPDNTDFIFFVVRDRDKGLHRFSSKYSDHEAARLEYLSGFESKN; the protein is encoded by the coding sequence TTGAAGAATTTTTTTATATTTTTTTCTATTATTGTTTTAATTGCAACAGGGTTTGGTATATTTTATATAGTACAAAGCCTTGAACCTCAATCTCAAGATACCAAGAAGGTCTCATTCTTTGTAGAAAAGGGTGAAACACTCTCCTCTATTTCATCACATCTGTATGAAAAATCCTTAATAAAAGATGAATTAGTATTTAAGTATTATGGTATTTATAAAAAATATGACGCTAAGTTAAAAGAGGGTGAGTATGAAATCTCACCTTCCCATAGTGTAGAAGAGATATATGCTATACTTCTTGAGGGAAGGCAACAACTAATATCTGTTACAATACCTGAGGGTTATACTTCAAGTAAAATAGCAAAAATACTAGAAGATAAGGGTGTTGTAAGTAGTGACGAGTTTTTAGAAGCAATTAAAAATAAAAATCTCCTAGAGGTTTTTAATATTCCTTTTGACACTGCTGAAGGTTTTTTATTCCCAGATACATACTCATTTCAAGAGGATTATCCAGCCTTGTTAGTTGTACAGAGTTTTTTGAAAAACTTCTTTAAGAATATGGATGAAATTTATCCAAGTTATACAAAGTTAACTCCAAAGCAGTTAGCGGATAAGGTTATATTAGCCTCTATAGTAGAGAGGGAGTATAAAAGTCGATCAGAGGTTAAAAAAATTGCATCAGTCTTTTATAATAGATTAGATAAAGGAATGATGTTACAATCCTGTGCAACTGTAATGTATGTTTTAACAGAAGAGATGGGTCAAGACCATCGTGATCGTCTATTTTTTGATGATTTAGAAGTACCGTCGGATTATAATACTTATCAACATGTAGGGCTTCCACCTGGGGCTATTTCAAATCCTGGTTATTACGCTTTAGAAGCCGCTTTTCACCCTGATAATACAGATTTTATATTTTTTGTAGTTAGGGATAGGGATAAGGGTTTACACCGATTTTCCAGCAAGTACAGTGATCATGAAGCGGCTAGACTTGAGTATTTAAGTGGTTTTGAGAGCAAGAATTAG
- a CDS encoding ABC transporter ATP-binding protein: MIKTIKSLFFASGESREELKRVANENKVAMNLYKAKKKRKFIPESEYITQMEDSNNVIEFDNLHTYFYTDTGTVKAVSGVTFSIPKGTTVGVVGESGCGKSVTSLSLMRLIQEPSGQIVNGSIRYNTGDKVFDLAKAPISKMQELRGNKIGMIFQEPMTSLNPVFTIGSQIDETMLLHYPNTTKEQAKAKSIEMLNIVGISRPEGIYDSYPHELSGGMRQRVMIAMALICEPNLIVADEPTTALDVTIQAQILDLLRDLKSKVNASIMLITHDLGVIAEMAETVVVMYAGRVIEQGTLDEIFREPKHPYTKGLLLSKPSGDGVKKKLYSIPGNVPNPIDMPNTCHFKDRCEFAVDACSGVYPPITQTSPTQKVACWLYNDGEKDGK; this comes from the coding sequence ATGATTAAAACAATAAAATCACTCTTTTTTGCCAGTGGTGAAAGTAGAGAAGAGTTAAAAAGGGTTGCAAACGAAAATAAAGTAGCTATGAATCTATATAAAGCTAAGAAAAAGCGTAAATTTATTCCAGAGTCTGAATATATAACCCAAATGGAAGACTCTAATAATGTTATAGAGTTCGACAATTTACATACTTATTTTTACACAGATACAGGAACTGTTAAGGCTGTTAGTGGTGTTACTTTTTCAATTCCCAAGGGAACAACTGTAGGTGTAGTTGGAGAGTCTGGCTGTGGTAAGTCTGTTACTTCTTTATCCCTTATGAGATTGATACAAGAGCCTTCGGGGCAAATAGTAAATGGTTCTATTAGGTATAACACGGGGGATAAAGTATTTGACTTAGCTAAAGCCCCTATAAGTAAAATGCAGGAGTTAAGGGGTAATAAGATAGGTATGATCTTTCAGGAGCCTATGACCAGTCTAAATCCTGTATTTACAATAGGCTCACAGATTGATGAGACCATGTTATTACACTATCCAAATACCACTAAGGAACAGGCTAAGGCCAAATCTATTGAAATGTTAAATATCGTTGGTATATCTAGACCAGAGGGCATATATGACTCTTATCCTCATGAGTTATCAGGAGGTATGAGGCAGAGGGTAATGATTGCTATGGCCCTAATCTGCGAACCAAACCTAATTGTAGCAGACGAACCAACAACAGCCTTAGATGTTACTATTCAGGCACAGATTTTAGATTTATTACGGGATCTAAAAAGTAAGGTAAATGCTAGTATTATGTTAATAACCCACGACCTAGGTGTTATTGCAGAGATGGCAGAAACTGTAGTTGTGATGTATGCAGGTAGAGTAATAGAGCAGGGTACTTTAGATGAGATTTTTAGAGAACCTAAACATCCCTATACAAAGGGACTTCTTTTAAGTAAGCCGAGTGGAGATGGAGTTAAAAAGAAACTCTACTCAATTCCAGGAAATGTTCCAAATCCGATTGATATGCCAAATACTTGTCATTTTAAAGATAGATGTGAATTTGCAGTTGATGCTTGTAGTGGTGTCTATCCCCCAATAACCCAGACTTCTCCAACTCAGAAAGTTGCATGCTGGTTATATAATGATGGAGAAAAAGATGGAAAATAA
- a CDS encoding ABC transporter ATP-binding protein has translation MENNLVEVKNLKKYYPIKSGVLQKVTGHVKAVDDVSFNIAKGKCFGLVGESGCGKTTIGRTMMRLHDVTAGDVSVDGNDIFKMKNEALRRFRPQMQMIFQDPYSSLSPRMPVGEIIAEAVREHNIVPNNELRSYVLKMMDDCGLQRHHIDRYPHEFSGGQRQRICIARSLALKPKFVVADEPVSALDVSIQAQIINLMIDLQHEYDLTYLFISHDLSVVEHISDNIGIMYLGSLVEFGPKDQVFSKPKHPYTKALFSAVPSTDLDKKKDRIILQGDIPSPANPPSGCKFHTRCPSAMPECSHIAPVEKMITPEHGVSCHLWK, from the coding sequence ATGGAAAATAATTTAGTAGAAGTTAAAAACCTTAAAAAGTATTATCCTATAAAATCAGGAGTTTTACAAAAGGTAACAGGTCATGTTAAAGCAGTAGATGATGTATCTTTTAATATTGCAAAGGGTAAGTGTTTTGGTTTAGTGGGAGAGTCTGGTTGTGGTAAAACTACAATTGGTAGAACTATGATGAGACTCCACGATGTGACAGCAGGTGACGTTTCAGTTGATGGTAATGATATCTTTAAAATGAAAAATGAAGCATTAAGAAGATTTAGACCACAAATGCAGATGATATTCCAAGATCCTTACTCATCTTTATCTCCAAGAATGCCTGTTGGAGAGATTATAGCTGAGGCTGTAAGAGAGCATAATATAGTTCCTAATAACGAATTAAGAAGTTATGTATTAAAAATGATGGATGATTGTGGTTTACAAAGACATCATATAGATAGGTACCCCCACGAATTCTCTGGAGGTCAGAGGCAACGGATATGTATTGCAAGATCATTAGCATTAAAACCAAAGTTTGTTGTAGCTGATGAACCTGTTTCTGCCCTTGATGTCTCTATCCAGGCTCAGATAATTAACTTAATGATTGATCTACAACATGAGTACGACTTAACTTATCTTTTTATATCCCATGATTTATCTGTGGTTGAGCATATTTCAGACAATATAGGTATTATGTATCTAGGTAGTTTAGTTGAGTTTGGACCTAAGGATCAGGTTTTTTCAAAACCTAAACATCCATATACAAAAGCTTTATTTAGTGCGGTACCATCCACAGACTTGGATAAGAAAAAAGATCGTATTATATTACAAGGGGATATTCCTTCTCCAGCAAATCCACCAAGTGGATGTAAGTTCCATACTAGGTGTCCATCTGCTATGCCAGAGTGTTCCCATATAGCTCCAGTTGAGAAGATGATAACTCCAGAGCATGGAGTATCCTGTCATTTATGGAAATAG
- a CDS encoding ABC transporter permease, translating into MRRLLLSVLILFGVSMIIYTIVRMMPGDYISSITAGNPMVTPEKIARLRMLYGLDTGVVEGYFKWLSQAIRGNFGDSFIYRKPVAEIISSKMWTSFSLAFTAFILEIIIAVPLGIISATRQYSKTDYAVTTVALVGISLPTFFFAAILQRVFSMELGLLPLQGMVTARYDYQGFMLFLDIAKHFILPITVFVITGVGSLMRYSRTNMLEVLNADYVRTARAKGLSEQTVIYKHAFRNTLIPIVTLIGGSLPGLFSGAIITEGIFAIDGLGRTALIALRMGDIPFIMAFNMFLAVLTLLGTIIADILYAVVDPRVRLS; encoded by the coding sequence ATTCGTCGTCTTTTATTATCAGTCCTAATTCTTTTTGGAGTTTCGATGATAATTTATACAATTGTTCGTATGATGCCAGGAGATTATATATCAAGTATAACTGCTGGTAATCCAATGGTAACCCCGGAAAAAATTGCTAGACTCCGTATGTTGTATGGTCTAGATACAGGAGTAGTAGAAGGATATTTTAAGTGGCTGTCCCAGGCTATAAGAGGTAACTTTGGAGATTCTTTTATCTATAGAAAACCTGTTGCAGAGATCATAAGCTCGAAAATGTGGACTTCTTTTTCTCTAGCTTTTACAGCTTTTATTTTGGAAATAATAATAGCTGTACCATTAGGTATTATTTCTGCAACAAGACAATATTCTAAAACAGATTATGCAGTTACAACCGTAGCTTTAGTAGGTATTTCACTTCCTACCTTCTTTTTTGCAGCTATTTTACAACGTGTTTTTTCCATGGAATTAGGTCTTTTACCACTTCAAGGTATGGTTACTGCCCGTTATGATTATCAGGGATTTATGTTGTTTTTAGATATTGCTAAGCATTTTATACTGCCAATTACTGTTTTTGTTATAACTGGTGTTGGTTCCTTAATGAGATATAGTAGAACAAATATGTTAGAAGTTTTAAATGCGGATTACGTTAGAACAGCTAGGGCTAAGGGGTTAAGTGAGCAAACTGTAATTTATAAACACGCGTTTAGAAACACTCTTATTCCAATTGTAACTTTAATTGGAGGATCACTTCCTGGTCTATTTTCTGGGGCTATTATTACAGAAGGGATATTTGCAATTGATGGTCTAGGTCGTACAGCTTTAATCGCACTAAGAATGGGTGATATTCCGTTTATTATGGCATTTAATATGTTTCTTGCTGTATTAACCCTGTTAGGTACTATAATAGCAGATATTTTATACGCTGTTGTTGATCCTAGGGTAAGGTTAAGTTAG
- a CDS encoding M24 family metallopeptidase: MRASLKIAGKTHETLFYNLEPLVVPGVTLIFIYNFCMDFFKSKSLNIIPDTIPVTINTNNIVYHGQNLDRVLIQGDIVTIDVCFRLGDGSVDGAKTFIVGNCSDRVRDLVDVSRDVIKEAVNRIRPGVKVNEVVSFISDYISIRGFYLLPDGIGHGIGESLHVSPFISLNDFTDFNYVFKVGDLFTLEPVVLMFKEVITESDSGEGIADITNFSSQFEITIYIDKYGSIVILNKALLN, from the coding sequence ATGCGTGCATCTTTAAAAATTGCTGGGAAAACCCATGAAACCCTTTTCTATAATTTAGAGCCTTTAGTTGTACCGGGGGTAACTTTAATTTTTATATACAATTTTTGTATGGACTTTTTTAAAAGTAAATCCTTGAATATTATCCCCGATACCATTCCTGTAACAATAAATACTAATAATATAGTTTATCATGGTCAAAATTTAGATAGGGTTTTGATTCAAGGTGATATTGTAACAATAGATGTATGTTTTAGATTGGGTGATGGATCTGTAGATGGTGCAAAAACATTTATTGTTGGAAACTGTAGCGATAGAGTTAGAGATCTTGTTGATGTAAGTCGAGATGTTATTAAAGAAGCTGTTAACAGGATTCGTCCTGGAGTAAAAGTTAATGAAGTTGTTAGTTTCATTAGCGACTATATCTCAATTCGTGGTTTTTATCTACTTCCTGATGGAATAGGTCATGGTATTGGAGAGAGTCTACATGTTTCTCCCTTTATATCACTCAATGATTTTACCGACTTTAACTATGTTTTTAAGGTAGGGGATCTATTTACTCTAGAACCAGTAGTTTTAATGTTTAAGGAGGTAATTACTGAGTCTGATAGTGGTGAAGGTATTGCAGATATTACTAATTTTTCTTCCCAGTTTGAAATTACAATTTATATTGATAAGTATGGAAGCATTGTTATTTTGAATAAGGCTTTACTAAATTAA
- the aroH gene encoding chorismate mutase, translating into MVTAVRGATTVEFDTESDTIDRVLELVDNLFESNKLEEFNIISIIFSVTDDLVAINPAAALRAKGGYGDYPLFCTQEPKSIGALKQAIRVLITWNGDGTKGIPCYLHNAKVLRPDLV; encoded by the coding sequence ATGGTAACAGCAGTTAGAGGTGCAACAACTGTAGAGTTTGATACAGAGAGTGACACTATCGATAGAGTTTTAGAATTAGTTGATAACCTTTTTGAAAGTAATAAATTAGAAGAGTTTAATATTATTAGTATTATTTTTTCTGTAACAGATGATTTAGTAGCCATTAACCCTGCAGCAGCTTTAAGAGCAAAGGGTGGTTATGGTGATTACCCTCTATTTTGTACCCAAGAACCCAAAAGTATTGGGGCCTTAAAACAGGCTATAAGGGTTCTTATTACTTGGAATGGAGATGGTACAAAGGGGATCCCTTGTTATCTGCACAATGCAAAAGTCCTTAGACCAGATTTAGTTTAA
- a CDS encoding YkgJ family cysteine cluster protein, whose translation MNDFYENGLNFTCQRCSGCCRHEPGYVFLSEEDVKKMCKRLDLSRKKFIKKYCKVADLIGVKRLSLIEKPNNDCIFWDNGCTVYEARPLQCKSFPFWAHNLINEESWASVVESCPGAGQGELRSKDEIDKWLDKRLDEPFINPK comes from the coding sequence ATGAATGATTTTTATGAAAACGGTCTGAATTTTACATGTCAAAGATGTAGTGGGTGCTGTCGCCATGAACCAGGGTATGTGTTTTTATCTGAAGAAGATGTAAAAAAAATGTGTAAACGTCTTGATCTTTCTAGAAAAAAATTTATAAAAAAATACTGTAAAGTAGCTGATTTAATTGGTGTAAAAAGATTATCTTTAATTGAAAAGCCGAATAATGATTGCATCTTTTGGGATAATGGGTGTACTGTTTATGAAGCTAGACCACTACAGTGTAAAAGTTTTCCTTTTTGGGCTCATAACTTAATAAATGAAGAGTCCTGGGCTAGTGTTGTAGAGAGTTGTCCTGGAGCAGGACAAGGTGAATTAAGGTCTAAGGATGAGATTGATAAGTGGCTAGATAAAAGACTTGATGAGCCTTTTATTAACCCTAAATGA
- a CDS encoding glycogen/starch synthase, with amino-acid sequence MVVYQLSREFYPFANAGGLKEVVTGIGESLYLTGHSSSVFIPCYGFIDKSKYDEPDEFSISPGGIDTSIRVYKTEYNGIRVYLLEFSYLLDKNDVYTYTHLDEKNNPLFKRGHGFIDNPEINIIFQYAFLKYVELFLIKPDIILLHDGHTGLVPVMVKSNPILRKLFKYTKIFFIIHNAGIVYHQRFLSKILYKYRVVSKKLIAKGCFNGEIDPIFIAALYSNPLTVSPYYAEEILNLVHEDTSGNFGQFCNENSIKIYGITNGVDIKHFKKIGIEGLPNDYEKNMFKISVSESIGRIRNVKVWGNINFDKDTPLFLFQNRVTEQKGIDKFIDAYKSVEKKNIKAQFIVMGQGETKYENKLIELAEKYPKNFCYIQGYDEKSALSLFIASDYFILTSLWEPCGLTDFEAQLAGSIPIVHKTGGLKKVINGETGFVFEDFKDLEETIYKCVDMFYDDKETITLMQNRSYKNIEENYTWKMVLQNRYLPLFFK; translated from the coding sequence GTGGTTGTATATCAATTATCAAGGGAGTTTTATCCTTTTGCTAATGCAGGTGGATTAAAAGAGGTTGTAACTGGAATTGGTGAATCTCTCTATCTAACCGGACATAGTAGTTCTGTCTTTATTCCTTGTTATGGGTTTATTGATAAAAGTAAATATGATGAACCTGATGAATTTAGTATAAGTCCTGGTGGAATTGATACTTCTATAAGGGTTTATAAGACCGAATATAATGGGATTAGAGTCTATCTATTGGAGTTTTCATACTTATTAGATAAAAATGATGTTTATACCTATACACACTTAGATGAGAAAAATAATCCTCTTTTTAAGCGGGGACATGGGTTTATTGATAATCCTGAGATTAATATTATATTTCAATATGCATTCTTAAAGTATGTTGAGCTTTTTTTAATAAAACCCGATATTATCTTACTTCATGATGGGCATACTGGTTTAGTTCCAGTTATGGTTAAATCAAATCCTATATTACGAAAACTTTTTAAATATACTAAAATTTTCTTTATAATTCATAATGCAGGAATTGTTTATCATCAAAGATTTTTAAGTAAAATTTTATATAAATATAGGGTTGTAAGTAAAAAGCTAATCGCTAAAGGGTGTTTTAATGGAGAGATAGATCCTATTTTTATTGCCGCATTATACTCTAATCCCTTAACTGTTAGCCCCTATTATGCAGAAGAGATTTTAAATTTAGTCCATGAGGATACATCTGGTAACTTTGGTCAGTTTTGCAATGAAAACTCTATTAAAATTTACGGTATTACTAATGGAGTAGATATTAAACATTTTAAAAAAATCGGAATTGAAGGTCTCCCAAATGATTACGAGAAGAATATGTTTAAAATCTCTGTATCAGAGAGTATTGGAAGGATCCGTAATGTTAAAGTATGGGGTAATATTAATTTTGATAAAGATACACCTCTTTTTCTATTTCAGAATAGAGTAACAGAGCAGAAGGGCATTGATAAATTTATTGATGCTTATAAAAGTGTGGAGAAAAAAAATATTAAGGCTCAGTTTATTGTAATGGGTCAGGGTGAAACCAAGTATGAGAATAAGCTAATTGAGTTAGCTGAAAAATATCCAAAGAACTTCTGTTATATTCAGGGGTATGATGAAAAAAGTGCTTTATCTCTTTTTATCGCATCTGACTATTTTATTCTAACATCTTTATGGGAACCCTGTGGATTAACGGATTTTGAGGCTCAATTAGCTGGTTCTATTCCTATTGTACATAAAACTGGAGGTCTAAAGAAAGTTATTAATGGAGAAACAGGCTTTGTTTTTGAGGATTTTAAGGACCTTGAAGAGACTATCTATAAGTGTGTAGATATGTTTTATGATGATAAAGAGACTATAACATTAATGCAAAATCGTAGTTACAAAAACATTGAGGAAAACTACACATGGAAAATGGTTTTACAAAATAGATATTTACCATTATTTTTTAAATGA
- a CDS encoding ABC transporter substrate-binding protein produces the protein MKKILLTILVILVSLSSNLWAKGQKDYSNEPALVLGSDAFNEKFSPFYAESGYDMEINKLIQADLIGFDRNAQPDNTGLAYYQDPKEIIGADGKVEKTIYTFKLKDGITFSDGTPVTIDDVMFSYMVLADPNYTGPSTLYSVNIIGINEYRFDDMDYTDTVAGIKSAADNYEPTEKEVADMAAELTELYAAYGVKVEDFLPEGPYYEDDTLSEIRSRKYKADEAAYITGNLSDGIDVLSIPGIVAKDDKTIEITIVGVDPAAIYKIGAINVASKAYYGNGFVKGSLEGIEALNGAPMGAGEYRYVSFENNVVSLVANDLYYKGVPKIKKIKYQVTSTSNKLEAVKLGDFDISDPTASPEMIKSIEESDNIHYELIDNLGYGYIGINATNVSDKNVRKGLMHLMDRKPAIQAYYGNLASVIERPMSRVSWAYPKDSTEFYGYNTEKALEYFKEAGYSVVDGILQKDGVQLSVEIGIPADGSGSHPAYAIVLGLKNAGEAMGMAVNLTDYADGNKFWDDLDAEKLDIWCAAWGATPDPDMYQIYHSKGPSNKYKINDPELDKLIIASKATANIEERKKMYSKALDIIMDWAVEMPTYQRKNMYIFNTDNVNVDSIPKDLTPFFGYIDEIEVMELK, from the coding sequence ATGAAAAAAATACTATTAACTATTTTAGTTATTCTAGTCTCTTTAAGTTCAAATTTATGGGCTAAAGGTCAAAAAGATTATTCAAATGAGCCTGCACTTGTATTAGGAAGCGATGCTTTTAACGAAAAGTTTAGCCCTTTCTATGCTGAGTCAGGTTATGACATGGAAATAAATAAGTTGATTCAAGCAGATCTTATTGGTTTTGATCGAAATGCACAACCGGATAATACTGGGTTAGCCTACTATCAGGATCCAAAAGAGATTATTGGAGCAGATGGTAAAGTAGAGAAAACAATCTATACTTTTAAATTAAAAGATGGAATTACTTTTAGTGATGGAACACCTGTTACAATTGATGATGTAATGTTCTCATATATGGTATTAGCAGATCCTAACTATACTGGACCTTCTACACTTTATTCAGTAAATATTATTGGAATTAATGAGTATCGATTTGATGATATGGATTATACTGATACTGTAGCTGGAATTAAATCAGCTGCTGATAATTATGAACCAACAGAGAAGGAAGTAGCTGATATGGCTGCTGAATTAACAGAATTATATGCAGCCTATGGGGTTAAAGTAGAAGACTTTTTGCCTGAAGGTCCATATTACGAAGATGATACTCTATCTGAAATTAGAAGTAGAAAATATAAGGCTGATGAAGCTGCCTATATTACAGGTAACTTATCAGATGGTATAGATGTGTTATCAATTCCTGGTATTGTTGCTAAGGATGATAAAACTATAGAAATTACAATTGTTGGGGTAGATCCTGCAGCAATATATAAAATAGGTGCTATAAATGTTGCATCTAAAGCATATTATGGAAATGGTTTTGTTAAGGGGTCTCTAGAAGGTATTGAAGCTTTAAATGGTGCTCCAATGGGTGCTGGTGAGTATAGATATGTCTCTTTTGAGAATAACGTTGTATCCTTAGTTGCAAATGATTTATATTATAAAGGTGTTCCTAAAATTAAAAAAATCAAATATCAGGTAACTTCTACTTCTAATAAACTAGAGGCAGTTAAGTTAGGTGATTTTGATATTTCAGATCCAACTGCATCCCCAGAGATGATTAAGAGTATAGAAGAGTCTGATAATATTCATTATGAACTTATTGATAACCTAGGTTATGGTTATATAGGAATTAATGCTACAAATGTTTCTGACAAAAATGTTAGAAAGGGTTTAATGCATTTAATGGATAGAAAGCCGGCAATACAAGCTTATTATGGAAACTTAGCATCTGTTATAGAGAGACCAATGTCTAGGGTTTCATGGGCTTATCCTAAGGACTCAACTGAGTTTTATGGGTATAATACAGAAAAAGCTTTAGAGTATTTTAAGGAAGCTGGTTACTCTGTTGTTGATGGTATTTTACAAAAAGATGGTGTTCAGTTAAGTGTTGAGATTGGTATTCCAGCTGATGGGAGTGGTTCTCACCCAGCCTATGCAATCGTTTTAGGACTAAAAAATGCTGGGGAAGCTATGGGTATGGCTGTTAACTTAACAGATTATGCAGATGGAAATAAGTTCTGGGATGACTTAGATGCAGAGAAGTTAGATATTTGGTGTGCAGCTTGGGGTGCAACTCCAGATCCAGATATGTATCAGATTTATCACTCTAAAGGTCCATCTAATAAATACAAAATTAATGATCCTGAATTAGATAAACTTATTATAGCTTCTAAAGCGACTGCTAATATTGAAGAGAGAAAAAAAATGTACTCCAAAGCCTTAGATATTATTATGGATTGGGCTGTTGAAATGCCTACTTACCAAAGGAAAAACATGTATATCTTTAATACAGATAATGTAAATGTTGATTCGATTCCTAAGGATTTAACTCCATTCTTTGGTTATATAGATGAAATTGAAGTTATGGAATTAAAATAG
- a CDS encoding ABC transporter permease subunit — MSSEEVIKDEKIITPGQLVLKRFKKNKLAIVGVYILIFMFLFSFIGPFFSPYGEYEMFYIDEFNSGVYIIGENNKITALNGGDGGVRWFLELPKDISKGQTASDGSLIVTYSDGEVVAINPKTGLIDKDLSINIENPIEFNRDWPDELDITLESGELYATKGGTIQKWSFIHTSKIVSEPVQDDSRNLFVYSDTDELMSINPVRGFSRWEYQSNDKIKFIVNGPQMARTLATKMLPNKKHILGTDRLGLDVLTRLMYGGRISLMVGFVVIIISLTLGVFLGGVAGYYRSWIDVLIMRIVDVFNCIPTIPIMLIISSVMISLNVVPQQKIYVLMFFLGALGWPYIARVVRGQILSLREQEFITAVEATGIKPMRKIYKHLIPNVMPQLIVIATLSIGSVILTESALSYLGMGLAFPYASWGNMVEAVNDPEVLRGYTNIWFPPGLCILLTVLSFNFIGDGLRDAFDPKMKR; from the coding sequence ATGAGTAGTGAAGAAGTGATTAAAGATGAAAAGATAATAACTCCTGGTCAATTAGTATTAAAAAGATTCAAAAAAAATAAGCTTGCCATTGTAGGTGTTTATATTCTTATTTTTATGTTTTTATTCTCTTTTATAGGACCATTTTTCTCCCCATATGGTGAGTATGAAATGTTCTATATAGATGAATTTAACTCCGGAGTATATATTATTGGTGAAAATAACAAAATTACCGCATTAAATGGTGGAGATGGTGGTGTTAGGTGGTTTTTAGAGCTACCTAAGGACATATCTAAAGGACAGACTGCCAGTGATGGTTCTCTGATTGTAACATATAGTGATGGTGAAGTAGTTGCAATCAATCCTAAAACTGGTTTAATAGATAAAGATTTAAGTATTAATATAGAAAACCCTATAGAGTTTAATAGAGATTGGCCAGATGAACTTGATATAACCTTAGAAAGTGGAGAATTATATGCAACTAAGGGTGGAACAATACAAAAGTGGAGTTTTATTCATACAAGTAAAATTGTTTCGGAACCTGTTCAGGATGATTCTAGGAACCTTTTTGTATATAGTGATACAGATGAACTAATGTCAATTAATCCTGTAAGAGGTTTTTCTAGATGGGAGTATCAGAGTAATGATAAAATTAAATTTATTGTTAATGGACCTCAGATGGCAAGAACCCTAGCTACAAAAATGTTACCTAATAAAAAACATATTTTAGGAACAGATCGACTAGGATTGGATGTATTAACACGATTAATGTATGGTGGTCGGATCTCATTAATGGTTGGGTTTGTTGTAATAATAATCTCCCTAACACTAGGAGTATTCCTTGGTGGTGTTGCAGGTTATTATAGGTCTTGGATTGATGTCCTAATTATGAGGATTGTAGATGTTTTCAACTGTATTCCTACTATTCCAATAATGTTAATAATTAGCTCGGTAATGATATCATTAAATGTTGTACCCCAACAGAAAATATATGTTCTCATGTTCTTTTTAGGAGCTTTAGGTTGGCCATATATTGCAAGGGTGGTTAGAGGACAAATTTTATCTCTAAGGGAACAGGAATTTATCACGGCTGTAGAGGCAACAGGTATTAAACCTATGAGAAAGATCTATAAACATTTAATTCCAAATGTAATGCCCCAACTTATTGTTATCGCAACACTTAGTATTGGTAGTGTTATATTAACAGAGTCTGCCCTCTCCTATTTAGGAATGGGGTTGGCTTTCCCCTACGCATCCTGGGGTAATATGGTTGAAGCTGTAAACGACCCAGAAGTTCTAAGAGGATATACAAATATCTGGTTTCCACCAGGTCTATGTATTCTATTAACTGTATTGTCATTTAACTTTATAGGTGATGGTCTAAGGGATGCATTTGATCCCAAGATGAAGCGTTAG